A genome region from Haliotis asinina isolate JCU_RB_2024 chromosome 11, JCU_Hal_asi_v2, whole genome shotgun sequence includes the following:
- the LOC137256490 gene encoding neuronal acetylcholine receptor subunit alpha-7-like: protein MDVKPVLLFIGWILASAARNPKQRLVANLFRGYDKRVDPFGPDTTLDVWMGFNLLQIPDIDEEKQVLITKCWIYLRWTDASLAWQPKKYNNVKDIRVPSDAIWTPDLRIKNSVEEDNQISSHGLTNAVLESSGKVLVVYQVILKTSCQLNVASFPMDRQRCQMMFESWTYNGDLLNITNDDHFDASLSEFTPNAEWELISLTNARQALYYPCCPEPYITLTYTVTVRRRPRFFRMYLMMPCFIITLVALMGLLVPNKSGEKISIGITSLLAMIALMLVISTWLPPTSLGIPLIGWYCAINIVIVTMSICLVVFTLNIHYGGMRGHKLPRNVKTVCFSFLARILFIKIDLPAPTDQNMMLTPARVEAVEAGEAAPILTEGQHCEGNNVVDVLNRLLRTVEKAMDLHKRRMPTQDSLDEATYEWKQLAIVLERALMIIFLIVTLCAIFF from the exons CCTCTGCAGCTCGCAACCCAAAACAACGCCTGGTTGCTAATTTGTTTCGAGGTTACGACAAACGTGTTGACCCCTTTGGTCCTGACACCACCCTGGATGTGTGGATGGGTTTCAACCTTCTCCAGATACCTGACATC GACGAGGAAAAGCAAGTGCTCATTACGAAATGCTGGATATATTTG AGATGGACTGATGCATCGTTAGCATGgcaaccaaaaaagtacaacAACGTCAAAGACATCCGTGTCCCATCTGACGCCATTTGGACTCCTGACCTGAGAATAAAAAACTC AGTGGAAGAAGACAATCAAATATCATCCCACGGACTAACCAACGCCGTTCTGGAGTCAAGTGGGAAAGTACTTGTGGTCTACCAGGTCATCTTGAAGACGTCGTGTCAACTCAACGTCGCATCCTTTCCCATGGACCGACAAAGGTGTCAGATGATGTTCGAGTCATGGACATACAATGGGGATCTACTCAATATCACAAATGATGACCATTTCGATGCATCCTTATCTGAGTTTACTCCCAATGCGGAATGGGAACTGATCTCACTTACGAATGCCCGGCAGGCTCTGTATTACCCATGTTGTCCGGAGCCCTATATTACGTTAACGTACACGGTGACAGTGAGACGGCGGCCCCGATTCTTCCGGATGTACCTCATGATGCCCTGCTTCATCATCACCTTGGTAGCTCTGATGGGCCTTCTGGTGCCCAACAAATCTGGAGAGAAAATATCTATTGGAATCACTTCTCTATTGGCAATGATAGCGTTGATGCTTGTTATTTCGACATGGCTACCACCAACGTCGCTTGGGATTCCTCTAATTG GTTGGTACTGCGCAATTAATATAGTCATCGTGACCATGAGTATTTGTCTGGTTGTGTTCACCCTGAATATTCATTACGGAGGGATGAGAGGACACAAACTGCCACGAAATGTGAAAACTGTGTGCTTTAGTTTTCTTGCTCGGATTCTGTTCATCAAAATAGATCTGCCAGCGCCTACTGACCAAAACATg ATGTTAACTCCTGCTCGTGTCGAGGCTGTGGAAGCAGGCGAAGCAGCACCCATCCTGACTGAGGGACAGCACTGTGAAGGGAATAACGTGGTGGATGTTCTCAACCGACTGCTCCGCACAGTAGAGAAGGCCATGGACCTACACAAGAGGAGGATGCCAACACAAGACAGCCTTGACGAGGCTACATATGAATGGAAACAGCTGGCCATCGTCCTTGAGCGCGCTCTCATGATCATATTTCTCATTGTCACTCTTTGTGCGATATTCTTTTAG